One genomic segment of Helicobacter enhydrae includes these proteins:
- a CDS encoding aspartate kinase yields the protein MLIVQKYGGTSVGNCERINNITQKIIKAKKAGHQVVVVVSAMSGDTDKLVQFIQYFQHTDYPIPNPRESDVVLSSGEQITRALVAIALESQGYKAISLSGKEAGIITDGIHTKARIEQIQTDKIINLLQEDYIVIVAGFQGATTKGATTTLGRGGSDLSAVAIAGAIQADVCEIYTDVDGVYTTDPRIEPQAKKLDKISYEEMLELASMGAKVLLNRSVEMAKKLNVNLITRNSFNDNEGTLITSEENIMEQPIVSGVALDKNQARISISNLNDEPGIAAKIFESLSAHNINVDMIVQTIGRDGKTDLDFTIPKTEIALTQQILKDFSHLYDQIDCDYNIAKVSIVGVGMKSHSGVASSCFSAMAKENINIMMIGTSEIKISMIISDEYAQTAVRALHKTYNLDR from the coding sequence ATGCTAATCGTCCAAAAATATGGTGGAACCAGCGTTGGCAACTGCGAACGCATCAACAATATCACCCAAAAAATCATCAAAGCCAAAAAGGCAGGACACCAAGTTGTCGTTGTCGTTTCAGCGATGAGTGGAGATACAGATAAACTTGTGCAATTTATCCAGTATTTTCAACACACAGACTACCCTATCCCCAATCCAAGAGAGAGCGATGTGGTCTTGAGCAGTGGAGAGCAAATCACGCGCGCACTTGTGGCAATCGCCCTAGAATCCCAAGGATACAAAGCCATATCACTCAGTGGCAAGGAGGCAGGGATCATCACAGATGGCATCCACACAAAAGCTAGGATCGAACAAATCCAAACAGATAAGATTATAAATCTACTTCAAGAGGACTACATTGTGATTGTGGCAGGGTTTCAAGGAGCGACTACAAAGGGTGCAACCACGACTCTTGGAAGGGGTGGAAGTGATCTCTCAGCCGTGGCAATCGCAGGGGCGATCCAAGCAGATGTTTGTGAAATCTACACCGATGTTGATGGAGTCTATACCACAGATCCACGCATTGAGCCACAGGCAAAAAAACTAGACAAAATCAGCTATGAAGAAATGCTAGAGCTTGCAAGTATGGGGGCAAAAGTGCTTCTCAATCGTTCTGTAGAAATGGCTAAAAAACTCAATGTCAATCTCATCACACGCAACTCTTTTAATGACAATGAAGGAACTTTAATTACAAGTGAGGAAAACATTATGGAACAACCAATCGTTAGCGGCGTTGCTTTGGACAAAAACCAAGCGCGCATCAGTATCAGCAATCTCAATGATGAGCCCGGAATTGCTGCCAAGATCTTTGAATCCCTTTCAGCCCACAACATCAATGTGGATATGATTGTTCAAACCATCGGACGCGATGGCAAAACTGATCTAGATTTCACCATCCCCAAAACAGAAATCGCACTCACCCAACAAATCCTCAAAGATTTCTCCCATTTGTATGATCAGATTGACTGCGATTACAATATCGCCAAAGTGTCGATTGTCGGGGTGGGGATGAAATCACACTCTGGCGTTGCAAGTTCTTGTTTTAGCGCTATGGCAAAAGAAAATATCAATATTATGATGATTGGCACAAGCGAGATCAAAATCTCAATGATCATTAGCGATGAATACGCCCAAACAGCCGTGCGTGCATTGCACAAAACCTACAATTTGGATCGCTAA
- the accB gene encoding acetyl-CoA carboxylase biotin carboxyl carrier protein gives MNHKEIEKLIETFANQQISKLSIKKEDFEILLEKHIQCPTTITTSAIAPMPIQQSQAESVAPAPQPQAAPQATDGTFIISPMVGTFYRAPSPDSPPYVNVGDKIKKGQIIGIVEAMKIMNEIEAEFDCQIVEIIASDAQPVEFNSKLIKVEKI, from the coding sequence ATGAATCATAAAGAAATAGAAAAACTAATCGAGACTTTTGCCAATCAGCAAATCTCCAAACTCAGTATCAAAAAAGAGGACTTTGAGATTCTTTTGGAAAAACATATTCAATGTCCCACCACTATCACCACTTCCGCGATTGCTCCGATGCCAATACAGCAAAGCCAAGCAGAGAGTGTTGCACCAGCTCCACAGCCTCAAGCTGCGCCACAAGCGACAGATGGCACCTTTATCATCTCTCCGATGGTTGGAACTTTTTATCGTGCGCCATCTCCTGATTCTCCTCCGTATGTCAATGTCGGAGACAAAATCAAAAAAGGACAGATTATCGGGATTGTGGAAGCGATGAAGATTATGAATGAAATTGAAGCGGAGTTTGATTGCCAAATTGTCGAAATCATTGCAAGTGATGCGCAGCCTGTAGAGTTTAATTCCAAGCTTATCAAAGTCGAAAAAATCTAA
- the rpe gene encoding ribulose-phosphate 3-epimerase produces MKIAPSILSANFLKLEEEVSRINVSGADFLHIDVMDGHFVPNLTFGPAIVEQIKQVSTLPLDIHLMVENISFFVDLFALLTPRFLSFHIEEEKHIHRIVQKIRDYGISPAVVVNPHTPLELLKYILPDVDMVLLMSVNPGFGGQKFIPATLDKVRQLREMIDDASLRCLIEVDGGVSDLNARELFDVGADILVAGSYIFGSTDYQEAVCKMRKS; encoded by the coding sequence ATGAAAATCGCACCGAGTATTTTGTCTGCAAATTTTTTGAAACTAGAAGAGGAGGTGTCGCGTATCAATGTCAGTGGGGCAGATTTTTTGCATATTGATGTGATGGATGGGCATTTTGTGCCAAATCTAACTTTTGGACCTGCTATTGTGGAGCAAATCAAACAAGTTTCAACTTTGCCATTAGATATTCATTTGATGGTGGAGAATATTTCATTTTTTGTAGATTTGTTTGCCCTACTTACACCAAGATTTTTGAGCTTTCATATCGAAGAGGAGAAGCATATCCACAGAATCGTGCAAAAGATTCGAGACTATGGTATCTCCCCTGCCGTGGTTGTGAATCCCCATACGCCTCTTGAGCTATTGAAGTATATTTTGCCTGATGTGGATATGGTGCTTTTGATGAGTGTCAATCCCGGTTTTGGTGGGCAGAAATTTATCCCTGCGACTTTGGACAAAGTGCGTCAGCTTAGAGAGATGATTGATGATGCGTCGTTGCGATGTTTGATTGAGGTAGATGGGGGGGTGAGCGATCTCAATGCTAGAGAGTTGTTTGATGTAGGGGCAGATATTTTGGTCGCAGGGAGTTATATTTTTGGAAGCACAGATTATCAAGAAGCTGTGTGTAAAATGAGAAAATCTTGA
- a CDS encoding exonuclease domain-containing protein produces the protein MWRDAVFCFVDIETTDVNPDCGGLLEIGAILCKGSGEVVGRFEHLVHVEVIPEVIEEITGIGLEDVRFAPSAKEVLGEFRTFIGDNVFVAHNAAFDYQFLNQCYIKFFGIGLYNPTLCTIALAHKTIVAPRYGLSFLNEYLQIFTPNNHRAYADASTCLEIFKKCIVNVPRQVKTTRDLIFWVRKGNQKLVSRGGLEPPTSGL, from the coding sequence ATGTGGCGTGATGCGGTGTTTTGTTTTGTTGATATTGAGACAACAGATGTGAATCCTGATTGTGGAGGGCTACTTGAGATTGGTGCGATTTTGTGCAAAGGTAGTGGAGAGGTGGTGGGGCGTTTTGAGCATTTGGTGCATGTGGAAGTGATTCCTGAAGTGATTGAAGAAATCACAGGGATTGGGCTTGAGGATGTGAGGTTTGCTCCAAGTGCCAAAGAAGTTTTGGGGGAGTTTAGAACATTTATCGGAGATAATGTGTTTGTGGCACACAATGCAGCGTTTGATTATCAGTTTTTGAATCAATGCTATATCAAGTTTTTTGGAATCGGGCTTTATAATCCCACTCTTTGCACGATCGCATTGGCACACAAAACGATTGTCGCACCGCGTTATGGATTGAGCTTCTTGAATGAGTATTTGCAGATTTTTACTCCCAACAATCATCGTGCGTATGCCGATGCCTCTACTTGTTTGGAGATATTTAAAAAATGTATAGTCAATGTTCCTCGTCAAGTGAAAACAACACGGGATTTGATATTTTGGGTGAGAAAGGGTAATCAGAAATTGGTGTCAAGAGGGGGACTCGAACCCCCGACCTCCGGCTTATGA
- the dcd gene encoding dCTP deaminase, translating into MGLKSDRWIREMSLQNKMIEPFCEKQIGSGVVSYGVSSYGYDIRVSNEFKIFTNINATVVDPKNFDYENVVDFVGDVCIVPPNSFALASTIEYFRMPRDVLAICLGKSTYARCGIIVNVTPFEPEFEGHITIEISNTTPLPAKIYANEGIAQVLFLQGDEACETSYKDKSGKYQGQRGITLPRILK; encoded by the coding sequence ATGGGTTTAAAATCAGATCGCTGGATACGAGAGATGAGTTTGCAAAACAAGATGATTGAGCCATTTTGTGAGAAGCAGATTGGTAGCGGGGTTGTAAGCTATGGAGTGAGCAGCTATGGGTATGACATCCGTGTAAGCAATGAGTTTAAGATTTTTACAAATATCAATGCGACCGTTGTGGATCCCAAAAATTTTGATTATGAAAATGTGGTGGATTTTGTGGGTGATGTGTGTATCGTGCCACCAAATTCTTTTGCCCTTGCTTCTACAATCGAATACTTCAGAATGCCTAGAGATGTATTGGCGATTTGTTTGGGCAAAAGCACTTACGCGCGCTGTGGAATCATCGTTAATGTTACGCCTTTTGAGCCAGAGTTTGAAGGGCATATCACTATAGAAATCAGCAACACCACTCCACTCCCTGCCAAAATCTATGCCAATGAGGGAATTGCTCAAGTGTTGTTTTTGCAAGGTGATGAGGCGTGCGAGACGAGTTACAAAGACAAATCGGGCAAATATCAAGGGCAAAGAGGAATCACTCTGCCTAGAATTTTGAAGTGA
- a CDS encoding class 1 fructose-bisphosphatase gives MQTIIDCFSALGVQIRDLIAQGDTHYTQTQNTSGDIQLALDIQSDQLIAEALLKLPSVKAICSEENGEITPANPQANLLVAYDPIDGSSLLPGNLSVGTIFGIYQDAFEAQNLIASGYILYGLRLEMVTAYRHLEGAFLQRYDLQKQAWSDKETLKLQTQGIINASGGTQKEWTDYHKAMIDELFNCGYRLRYCGGMVPDLHQILLKGGGLFSYPTTAQQPQGKLRKLFEVFPFALIFQQAGGMATDGSQELLSLPTRHIHDTCGCFFGSQKEIQYVYQIYKERQWLPFQ, from the coding sequence ATGCAGACTATTATCGATTGCTTTTCAGCCTTAGGCGTTCAAATCCGAGATCTTATTGCACAAGGCGACACCCACTACACGCAAACCCAAAACACAAGCGGAGATATTCAATTAGCCCTTGATATACAAAGCGATCAGCTCATCGCAGAGGCATTACTCAAGCTACCAAGTGTCAAAGCAATATGCTCTGAAGAAAATGGAGAAATCACTCCAGCCAACCCCCAAGCCAATCTTTTGGTCGCCTACGATCCTATCGATGGCTCTTCGCTTTTGCCGGGCAACTTGAGCGTTGGGACAATCTTTGGAATCTATCAAGACGCTTTTGAAGCTCAAAATCTCATCGCCAGTGGCTACATCCTCTATGGATTGCGACTAGAAATGGTGACTGCTTATAGACACCTTGAGGGTGCGTTTCTGCAAAGATATGATCTACAAAAACAAGCTTGGAGCGACAAGGAAACGCTCAAACTACAGACACAGGGTATCATCAATGCTTCAGGTGGGACACAAAAAGAATGGACAGACTACCACAAAGCAATGATTGATGAACTTTTCAATTGTGGGTATCGACTTCGCTATTGTGGAGGTATGGTCCCAGATTTGCACCAAATCCTTCTCAAAGGTGGTGGGCTTTTTAGCTACCCCACAACAGCCCAACAGCCGCAGGGCAAATTACGCAAACTCTTTGAGGTTTTTCCTTTTGCACTGATTTTCCAACAAGCAGGAGGAATGGCAACTGATGGAAGCCAAGAACTTTTGAGCCTACCCACACGGCACATACACGATACTTGTGGGTGCTTTTTTGGAAGCCAAAAAGAAATCCAATATGTTTATCAAATCTACAAGGAGCGTCAATGGCTACCCTTCCAATAG
- a CDS encoding flagellar biosynthesis anti-sigma factor FlgM: protein MISDRTKIGVGGNYAQASRVGLKDKTETSEKKTEKLEQKEKINNRAAEIKEQIKEGTYKVDTQKTAEKMALNLLNR, encoded by the coding sequence ATGATTAGCGATCGCACAAAGATTGGGGTTGGCGGCAATTATGCACAAGCTTCAAGGGTTGGATTGAAAGACAAAACAGAGACAAGTGAGAAAAAAACAGAAAAACTTGAGCAAAAAGAAAAGATTAACAATCGTGCAGCAGAAATCAAAGAGCAAATCAAAGAAGGGACATATAAAGTCGATACACAAAAAACCGCAGAAAAAATGGCACTAAATTTGCTTAATCGTTAG
- a CDS encoding phosphatase PAP2 family protein codes for MKKYFQIFFIFFVLSSQVNATTAKKVIETIGDVLQFLPVVPVSYALSIQDYQGLKEYAIGFGSTMGVVLVSKWGLNEISKKHPQYVSFAQRPNNGNFQGFPSGHTASAFSAVGFMQKRYGWKWGLPLSILAGFTGFSRVYAERHTLLQVAAGAMLGFGVNYLVSSKYIDPSIEKIAMYSTEGSKKDAEILMLSYSRKF; via the coding sequence ATGAAAAAATATTTCCAAATATTCTTTATATTTTTCGTATTGTCTTCACAGGTCAATGCAACAACGGCAAAAAAGGTCATAGAAACCATCGGGGATGTTTTGCAGTTTTTGCCCGTTGTACCGGTTTCTTATGCACTATCGATACAAGATTATCAGGGACTCAAAGAATACGCTATAGGCTTTGGTTCTACGATGGGTGTTGTGTTGGTGAGCAAATGGGGGCTTAATGAGATAAGCAAAAAACATCCACAATATGTTTCTTTTGCCCAGCGTCCAAACAATGGAAATTTTCAAGGATTTCCATCAGGACACACAGCTTCGGCATTTAGTGCAGTGGGATTTATGCAAAAACGCTATGGGTGGAAGTGGGGATTGCCTCTATCGATCTTGGCAGGTTTTACGGGGTTTAGTCGTGTTTATGCAGAACGCCATACTTTGTTGCAAGTCGCGGCAGGAGCTATGCTTGGATTTGGAGTCAATTATCTTGTGAGCTCCAAATACATAGATCCCTCTATAGAAAAAATCGCAATGTATTCCACAGAGGGATCCAAGAAGGATGCAGAGATTCTGATGCTTTCTTATTCCCGCAAGTTTTAA
- the flgK gene encoding flagellar hook-associated protein FlgK, with protein MGGILTSLNTSYTGLQAHQAMVDTTGNNIANASDEFYSRQKVILKPQRPLDKGDYHIGTGVQVESIMRAHDEFVFQRYERVAQEKEFYQTQYDRLREATAMFPDLEGVGIYEDLQSYFNAWKELAKNANDPAQKQLLLEKTNVLLKNIHSSYNNLASLQKKASEELGLRIEEVNRIGAQIAKINEQLSIKENHKDLNYANDLRDQRDKLEFELRELIGGNVFKSNLKTNIGVDSQSVDYGENYAFNVGEGFNIIDGKNFHPLTFKQSATGNNLNHVFFQTQDHRPVDITNYLYDGKIGGLIRLYADGNDGSVPGKMQEYIDLLNVFANGFIEATNNIYAQSATNRLESNALNLTKDQALADSQYNIHPGSFDIVIYNADGDKIGTKSIIITPSTSLGDIVQQINANTDDNGDKDSLNDIDDFFMASYNPQTGKLQITPKKQDNIYIGLQDNGSNLPGALGMNRFFDGNNAQNISINAVYSQDPSKIRPWVSPSKGNIDVANMMQQMQYDELPFAFSKNSIQQMQLAECYQLFGGEMASQTQAVKTTLDTKMALFSAVKNEYTSISQVSVDEEMVNLIKYQSGYAANAKVVSTIDKMIDTLLGIKQ; from the coding sequence ATGGGTGGGATTCTGACATCTCTTAACACCTCTTACACAGGACTTCAGGCACATCAGGCAATGGTGGATACTACGGGGAACAATATCGCCAATGCAAGTGATGAGTTTTATTCGCGTCAAAAAGTCATCCTCAAGCCACAGAGACCTTTGGACAAAGGGGATTATCATATTGGAACGGGGGTGCAGGTTGAGAGCATTATGCGCGCTCACGATGAGTTTGTGTTCCAAAGATATGAGCGTGTGGCTCAAGAAAAAGAGTTCTATCAAACCCAATACGATCGCTTGAGGGAAGCGACAGCGATGTTTCCGGATTTGGAGGGTGTGGGGATTTATGAGGATTTGCAAAGTTATTTCAACGCTTGGAAAGAATTGGCTAAAAATGCCAATGACCCTGCTCAAAAGCAACTTTTGCTGGAAAAAACAAATGTATTGCTCAAAAACATTCATTCTTCTTACAACAATTTGGCGTCTTTGCAAAAAAAGGCAAGTGAGGAGTTGGGATTGAGGATTGAGGAAGTCAATCGCATAGGGGCACAAATCGCCAAGATCAACGAACAATTGAGTATCAAAGAGAATCACAAAGACTTAAATTATGCTAACGATTTGAGAGATCAAAGAGATAAACTTGAGTTTGAGCTACGCGAATTGATTGGTGGCAATGTCTTCAAATCCAATCTCAAAACCAACATAGGCGTTGATTCTCAAAGCGTGGATTATGGAGAGAATTATGCTTTTAATGTGGGAGAGGGGTTTAATATCATCGATGGCAAGAATTTTCACCCGCTCACTTTCAAGCAATCTGCAACGGGCAATAATCTCAATCATGTGTTTTTCCAAACTCAAGATCATCGACCTGTGGATATTACAAACTATCTCTACGATGGAAAGATCGGTGGATTGATCCGATTGTATGCTGATGGCAATGATGGAAGTGTGCCCGGAAAAATGCAAGAGTATATTGATTTGCTCAATGTCTTTGCCAATGGCTTCATTGAGGCGACCAACAACATCTATGCCCAAAGTGCAACAAATCGCCTTGAGAGCAATGCACTCAACTTGACCAAAGATCAAGCTTTGGCAGATAGTCAATACAACATCCACCCCGGATCTTTTGATATTGTGATTTACAATGCCGATGGCGATAAAATCGGGACCAAGAGTATCATCATCACCCCTTCTACCTCCCTTGGCGATATTGTCCAACAAATCAATGCCAACACAGATGACAATGGAGACAAAGATTCTCTAAATGACATCGATGACTTTTTTATGGCAAGTTACAATCCTCAAACGGGGAAATTGCAAATCACACCCAAAAAACAAGACAACATCTATATCGGACTGCAGGATAATGGCAGCAATTTGCCCGGTGCTTTGGGTATGAATCGATTTTTTGATGGCAACAATGCTCAGAACATTTCTATCAATGCAGTTTATTCTCAAGATCCTTCAAAAATCCGACCCTGGGTTTCTCCTTCAAAAGGAAATATCGATGTGGCAAATATGATGCAACAAATGCAATATGATGAGTTGCCATTTGCATTTTCCAAAAACTCGATCCAACAAATGCAATTAGCCGAATGCTACCAGCTTTTTGGGGGCGAAATGGCTTCACAAACTCAAGCAGTCAAAACGACGCTAGATACCAAAATGGCATTGTTTTCAGCTGTCAAAAATGAATACACAAGCATTTCACAAGTGAGCGTCGATGAGGAGATGGTCAATCTCATCAAATACCAAAGTGGATATGCAGCCAATGCAAAAGTTGTCAGCACGATTGATAAAATGATTGATACTTTGCTTGGGATTAAGCAGTAG
- the rpsU gene encoding 30S ribosomal protein S21 has protein sequence MPGIKMRENESFDEGYRKFKKQADRNLVVTECRARRFFESNTEKRKKQKINAKKKMLKRLYMLRRYESRL, from the coding sequence ATGCCAGGCATTAAAATGCGTGAAAACGAATCTTTTGATGAGGGTTACAGAAAGTTCAAAAAACAAGCCGATCGCAATTTGGTAGTAACTGAATGCAGAGCGCGTAGATTTTTTGAATCTAACACTGAAAAACGCAAAAAGCAAAAGATTAACGCCAAGAAAAAAATGCTGAAGCGTCTTTATATGTTAAGACGCTATGAGTCTAGGCTCTAA
- a CDS encoding acetyl-CoA carboxylase biotin carboxylase subunit, giving the protein MNKLQRILVANRGEIALRAIRTIQEMGKEAIAVYSTADKDAHYLNVADAKICIGSEKSSDSYLNIPAIISAAELFGADAIFPGYGFLSENQSFVEICKHHHLEFIGPSSEVMNLMSDKSKAKDVMQEAGVPVIMGSKGSLKDYQEAQRVAQEIGYPVIIKAAAGGGGRGMRVVESEENLKNSYLAAESEALSAFGDGTIYMEKFIKSPKHIEVQILADKHGNVVHIGERDCSAQRRQQKLIEEAPAVVLSEEVRQKLLETAVRAAKYIGYVGAGTFEFLLDANNKDFYFMEMNTRLQVEHTVSEMISGLDLIEWMIRIAEGERLPSQESISFKGHSIECRITAEDPKTFFPCPGKITQWVAPGGSYVRLDTQAYCNYVVPMHYDSMIGKLIVWAEDRQKAIVRMRRALKEFYIDGIKTTIPFHIEMMENQDFKHSKIHTKYLEQRNESK; this is encoded by the coding sequence ATGAATAAACTACAAAGAATCCTTGTCGCTAATCGTGGAGAAATCGCATTAAGAGCCATCCGCACAATCCAAGAAATGGGTAAAGAAGCAATCGCTGTGTATTCTACTGCAGACAAAGACGCCCATTATCTCAATGTCGCTGATGCCAAGATTTGTATCGGAAGCGAAAAATCTAGCGATAGCTATCTCAATATTCCTGCGATTATCAGTGCAGCAGAGCTTTTTGGAGCTGATGCGATTTTCCCGGGATATGGATTTTTGAGCGAGAATCAAAGTTTTGTGGAAATCTGCAAACACCATCATTTGGAGTTCATAGGACCAAGCTCAGAGGTTATGAATCTCATGAGTGACAAATCCAAAGCCAAAGATGTGATGCAAGAGGCTGGTGTCCCGGTGATTATGGGCAGCAAAGGCTCGCTCAAAGATTATCAAGAAGCACAAAGGGTGGCTCAAGAGATCGGCTATCCTGTCATTATCAAAGCTGCAGCAGGTGGTGGCGGACGCGGAATGCGTGTGGTGGAGTCGGAGGAAAACCTCAAAAACTCTTATCTTGCAGCAGAAAGCGAGGCACTTAGTGCTTTTGGTGATGGCACAATCTATATGGAAAAATTTATCAAAAGCCCCAAGCATATCGAGGTGCAGATTTTGGCAGACAAACACGGCAATGTCGTGCATATCGGAGAGAGGGATTGTTCAGCCCAAAGACGCCAACAAAAGCTTATCGAAGAAGCCCCTGCTGTTGTTTTGAGTGAAGAAGTGCGTCAGAAACTATTGGAAACGGCTGTGCGTGCAGCGAAATATATCGGCTATGTCGGTGCGGGGACTTTTGAGTTTTTGCTTGATGCCAACAACAAAGATTTTTATTTTATGGAAATGAATACGCGTTTGCAAGTTGAGCATACCGTGAGCGAAATGATTAGCGGACTTGATTTGATAGAGTGGATGATCAGAATCGCAGAAGGAGAGAGACTGCCCTCACAAGAGAGTATCTCTTTCAAAGGGCATTCAATCGAATGCAGGATTACAGCAGAAGACCCCAAGACCTTTTTTCCTTGTCCCGGCAAAATCACTCAATGGGTAGCACCGGGCGGTTCTTATGTGAGACTAGACACTCAGGCTTATTGTAATTATGTTGTGCCAATGCATTATGATTCTATGATTGGCAAACTCATTGTATGGGCAGAAGATCGTCAAAAAGCCATCGTTAGAATGCGTAGAGCACTCAAAGAGTTTTATATCGATGGTATCAAAACCACCATCCCATTCCATATTGAAATGATGGAAAATCAGGACTTCAAACACTCCAAAATCCATACAAAATATCTAGAGCAACGCAATGAAAGTAAATAA
- a CDS encoding RNA pyrophosphohydrolase, translated as MEEKKYRPNVAAIILSSQYPNDCKIFVGQRKDLHDVWQFPQGGIDEGEQVREALLRELWEEIGTREVEILGEYPKWLQYDFPPQALKKFYPFQGQRQRYFLVRLKSDRQINIHTENPEFVRYDFVPLSQIFKVIKHFKKPLYKEVLDYFKQEGFL; from the coding sequence ATGGAAGAGAAGAAATATCGCCCAAATGTTGCAGCAATCATATTGTCTTCTCAATATCCTAATGACTGCAAAATTTTTGTCGGACAACGCAAAGACTTGCACGATGTTTGGCAATTTCCACAAGGTGGTATCGATGAGGGAGAACAAGTCCGAGAGGCTCTTTTGAGAGAATTATGGGAAGAGATTGGCACACGAGAAGTTGAAATCTTAGGAGAATATCCCAAATGGCTCCAATACGATTTCCCACCCCAAGCTCTCAAAAAATTCTATCCCTTTCAAGGGCAACGCCAAAGGTATTTTTTGGTGCGTCTCAAATCAGACAGGCAAATCAACATTCACACAGAAAATCCAGAATTTGTGCGTTATGATTTCGTCCCATTGAGTCAAATCTTCAAAGTCATCAAGCACTTCAAAAAACCACTTTACAAAGAAGTGTTGGATTATTTCAAACAAGAGGGGTTTCTATAA
- a CDS encoding HobA family DNA replication regulator, protein MNTPKQPCVHCTKPTIWIANMEEISDWILQTIRKENELQGKKYGWLEENYLNLSLLFSNALSFILRGGTFIIVTDNQRLWFKHYMLANINHPKNNRPFLPFVSMEGFENILPIQNSKSSQNVQLFKDMLDMTFKEYAFFYVGKNNLSPIIDLALENENSFLWMIGESISNSLRIDEDDILDVKLLQLYKLFDLSLSAMIVEKFSLEF, encoded by the coding sequence ATGAATACGCCCAAACAGCCGTGCGTGCATTGCACAAAACCTACAATTTGGATCGCTAATATGGAGGAGATTTCAGACTGGATTTTGCAGACGATTCGCAAAGAAAACGAGCTTCAGGGCAAAAAATACGGGTGGCTTGAAGAAAATTATCTCAATCTATCGCTTCTGTTTTCCAATGCCCTAAGTTTCATTTTGCGTGGCGGGACTTTTATCATTGTCACAGACAACCAAAGGCTTTGGTTCAAACACTATATGTTAGCCAACATCAACCACCCCAAAAACAATCGCCCCTTTTTGCCATTTGTGAGTATGGAGGGATTTGAAAATATTTTGCCGATACAAAACAGCAAATCAAGCCAAAATGTCCAACTTTTCAAAGATATGCTTGATATGACTTTCAAAGAATATGCGTTTTTTTATGTGGGCAAAAACAACCTCTCCCCAATCATTGATCTTGCATTGGAAAATGAAAATAGCTTTTTGTGGATGATTGGAGAATCTATCAGCAATTCTTTGAGGATTGATGAGGATGATATTTTGGATGTCAAGCTTTTGCAACTTTACAAACTCTTTGATCTGAGCCTTAGTGCAATGATTGTTGAAAAATTTTCACTTGAGTTTTAA